Proteins from a single region of Ziziphus jujuba cultivar Dongzao chromosome 1, ASM3175591v1:
- the LOC107435416 gene encoding uncharacterized protein LOC107435416, translating to MSATVISDPMVITAPETQPSATKLIAQMEIQFAECECCGLTEECTPAYIERVRERYMDHWICGLCAEAINDEIIRSERLISTEEAMTKHMNFCKTFKTSSPPPNPTVHLISAMRQILRRSLDSPRALRSTPSSPKKIDTEIHGPGLTRSESCFPTLTG from the coding sequence ATGTCTGCTACAGTAATCAGCGACCCAATGGTTATAACAGCACCAGAAACTCAACCATCGGCAACAAAACTCATTGCCCAGATGGAAATTCAATTCGCTGAGTGCGAGTGCTGTGGACTTACTGAGGAATGCACACCTGCTTATATAGAACGTGTCCGTGAGCGATATATGGACCATTGGATTTGTGGACTTTGCGCTGAAGCCATCAATGATGAGATCATAAGATCTGAGAGGTTGATCAGCACTGAAGAAGCAATGACAAAGCACATGAACTTCTGCAAGACATTCAAAACCTCTAGTCCTCCACCAAATCCGACAGTGCACTTGATCTCTGCCATGAGACAGATTCTTAGACGAAGTTTGGATTCTCCAAGAGCTTTGCGATCAACTCCAAGTAGTCCTAAGAAAATAGACACGGAAATTCATGGTCCAGGACTTACTAGATCTGAAAGCTGTTTTCCTACTTTGACAGGTTGA
- the LOC107435409 gene encoding heat shock 70 kDa protein-like encodes MTWGSKKPIHRLPDILKAAPFLKTFSFQLLKNEILQMHHIVDVIIEKANMIEIFSVKPKKIHVEEAANDEEGQKEADHAEEDKEAEGEEVCLETEPGGQAEIEKAVDEAIKWLDRNQLTKVDELEDKLKELEGSCNPIIAKMYQGGGGDMPAGGGYGGGST; translated from the exons ATGACTTGGGGTTCTAAAAAACCAATTCACCGTTTGCCAGATATTTTAAAGGCAGCTCCTTTCTTGAAGACTTTCTCATTCCAG CTATTGAAAAACGAAATACTCCAAATGCATCATATTGTAGATGTGATTATTGAGAAAGCTAATATGATTGAAATTTTCTCagtcaagccaaaaaaaatacatgttgAAGAGGCTGCTAATGACGAAGAAGGGCAAAAGGAGGCTGACCATGCCGAAGAGGATAAAGAGGCTGAAGGAGAAGAAGTCTGCCTGGAAACTGAGCCCGGAGGACAAGCAGAGATCGAGAAGGCGGTGGACGAGGCGATCAAGTGGTTGGACAGGAACCAGTTGACAAAGGTTGACGAGCTGGAGGACAAACTTAAGGAGTTGGAGGGAAGCTGTAATCCCATAATTGCGAAGATGTATCAAGGCGGCGGTGGAGACATGCCCGCCGGAGGTGGCTATGGTGGTGGGTCCACCTGA